One window from the genome of Aquabacterium sp. A3 encodes:
- the rsmD gene encoding 16S rRNA (guanine(966)-N(2))-methyltransferase RsmD has translation MSRRTPPSSAPQQVRIMGGQWKRTPLNVPLIDGLRPTSGRVRETLFNWLGQDLSGWRVLDAFAGSGALGLEAASRGAGSVVLLEQHPVLAKALRDVVQRLKAPQVAVHQTDALTWMAQAGARAAFDLVCLDPPFAQQWFDRALALAIDCVPPGGWIYLESPTPMQAPEPLTLRRQGQAGQVAFHLFQRKDATDSGTPA, from the coding sequence ATGAGTCGCCGCACCCCACCGTCTTCCGCACCACAGCAAGTCCGCATCATGGGCGGGCAGTGGAAACGCACGCCATTGAACGTGCCCTTGATCGATGGATTGCGGCCCACCTCAGGCCGCGTACGCGAAACACTGTTCAACTGGCTGGGGCAAGACCTGTCCGGCTGGCGGGTGCTGGATGCCTTTGCCGGCAGCGGCGCCCTGGGCCTGGAGGCCGCGTCTCGCGGCGCAGGGTCGGTGGTGCTGCTGGAGCAGCACCCCGTGCTGGCCAAGGCCTTGCGCGACGTGGTGCAGCGGCTCAAGGCCCCGCAGGTGGCGGTGCATCAGACCGACGCGCTGACCTGGATGGCCCAGGCCGGGGCCCGCGCAGCCTTTGACCTGGTCTGCCTGGATCCGCCTTTCGCGCAGCAGTGGTTCGATCGCGCACTGGCCTTGGCCATCGACTGTGTGCCCCCGGGGGGGTGGATCTACCTGGAGTCGCCCACGCCCATGCAGGCCCCCGAGCCCTTGACCCTGCGTCGCCAGGGTCAGGCAGGGCAGGTGGCTTTTCACCTTTTTCAGCGCAAGGACGCCACAGATTCGGGCACCCCGGCCTGA